A single region of the Acetivibrio cellulolyticus CD2 genome encodes:
- a CDS encoding M50 family metallopeptidase — translation MQVTEKPFKVEVDPLFFVTVILMITFNYHIKYLLTFIALIIHEASHILVSLAQGGKLDSVKVFPIGLNAVFKDDFYGESNRFFINISGPLTNLLIFLVCFSINTYYLHRSDNMRFFILINIFLAIFNMLPVLPLDGGRIFRDILTSRIGLFKAYKYSRRVSKGLGLFIILIGIIQSYDNIYNFSLIFLGIYIFHFLKYEETEVYFMNIKNLVYKRSRFLKKGVYPGRELVVIKSMRLGDILKDMDFDRFHIIYVLDEDMRLAKVFTEQEVIDNLAKFDAEISFDELMKSLA, via the coding sequence ATACAAGTTACTGAAAAACCCTTTAAAGTAGAAGTTGATCCTTTATTTTTTGTTACAGTAATATTAATGATTACTTTTAATTATCATATTAAATATCTGCTGACTTTTATTGCTTTAATAATTCATGAGGCATCGCATATATTAGTTTCATTGGCTCAAGGTGGAAAGTTGGATTCTGTAAAGGTATTTCCTATAGGATTAAATGCTGTTTTTAAAGACGATTTTTATGGAGAGTCCAATAGATTTTTTATTAATATAAGCGGCCCGTTGACAAATTTACTGATATTTTTAGTGTGTTTTTCGATAAACACATATTATTTGCATAGATCAGATAATATGCGTTTTTTTATCTTAATAAATATATTCTTGGCGATATTTAATATGCTTCCGGTTTTACCTCTTGATGGAGGTAGGATATTTAGAGATATCCTTACTTCGAGAATAGGTTTGTTTAAAGCGTATAAGTACTCCAGGAGAGTGTCAAAAGGACTGGGATTATTCATTATTCTTATAGGTATAATTCAGTCATATGACAATATTTACAACTTTAGTTTGATCTTTTTGGGGATTTACATTTTTCATTTCTTAAAATATGAGGAGACGGAGGTATATTTTATGAATATCAAAAACCTTGTTTACAAACGTTCCAGATTTCTCAAGAAAGGAGTATACCCTGGCAGAGAACTGGTTGTAATTAAATCTATGCGTTTGGGGGATATTTTAAAAGATATGGACTTTGATAGATTTCATATAATATATGTACTTGATGAAGATATGAGGCTTGCAAAAGTTTTTACCGAGCAGGAGGTTATTGACAATCTGGCAAAGTTTGATGCCGAGATAAGCTTTGATGAGCTTATGAAGTCTCTGGCATAG
- the metF gene encoding methylenetetrahydrofolate reductase [NAD(P)H] produces MKIVELFKTKKPVISFEIFPPKLDTPIESIFDALEQFKALKPDYISVTYGAGGSAKDRTIEIASKIKNEYSIESMAHLTCVGHSKEEIDKLLVSLHENNLENILALRGDPPIGQPDFDFSKNVFEYANELISHIRSKNDFCIAAAAYVEGHINSIRLKDDLVYLKQKVDSGVDFLVTQLFFENRNFYDFLDKTAAIGINCPITPGIMPVFKADQIKRIASLCGASIPAKLVLLMDKYGNNDEDMRKAGIEYASSQIRNLIDNGVDGIHLLTMNRPKSSKEILQNAGLL; encoded by the coding sequence ATGAAAATTGTAGAACTATTTAAAACAAAAAAACCAGTAATTTCTTTTGAAATTTTTCCGCCAAAATTGGATACTCCTATTGAGTCTATTTTTGATGCATTAGAGCAGTTTAAAGCTTTAAAACCTGACTACATAAGTGTCACTTACGGTGCAGGTGGAAGCGCAAAAGACAGAACAATTGAAATAGCATCAAAGATTAAAAATGAGTATTCTATTGAAAGTATGGCACACCTTACATGTGTAGGACATTCTAAAGAAGAAATTGATAAACTGCTTGTCTCATTACATGAAAATAATTTAGAAAATATACTCGCCCTGCGCGGAGACCCTCCAATAGGTCAACCGGATTTTGATTTTAGTAAAAATGTTTTCGAATACGCAAATGAGCTAATATCCCATATAAGAAGCAAGAATGATTTTTGTATAGCAGCAGCTGCTTATGTTGAAGGTCATATAAACAGTATTCGGTTAAAGGACGACCTAGTCTATCTTAAGCAGAAAGTTGACTCGGGTGTTGACTTTTTAGTGACACAACTGTTTTTTGAAAATAGAAATTTCTATGATTTTTTGGATAAAACAGCTGCAATCGGTATAAATTGTCCTATAACACCAGGCATTATGCCGGTCTTCAAAGCAGATCAGATTAAACGCATTGCATCACTTTGCGGAGCATCCATACCTGCAAAACTTGTATTATTGATGGATAAATACGGTAATAATGATGAAGATATGAGAAAAGCCGGCATAGAGTATGCCAGCTCACAAATCCGCAATCTAATTGATAACGGAGTTGATGGGATACACCTGCTGACAATGAACAGACCTAAGTCAAGTAAAGAAATACTCCAAAATGCAGGGCTATTATAA